The Candidatus Zixiibacteriota bacterium genome includes a window with the following:
- a CDS encoding T9SS type A sorting domain-containing protein, with product MLLLVASANSAVDSSDVIFHFRGTDPASYAGFSVSSIGDINGDGYDDIAAAVAVPPSLCIFYGGDTPDIQPDMVFDGMARPNPPIDMDGDGIDDVIVSGLYTANYNQHGIIRFYKGYGDSLGSEPYDSLLPGYLNYGFGWPLAAGYIDDDSLGDIVTWRWELGSTGYVYYFRGKPHMDTIPDWSFVEAGGDHDIRFLDLIDFDGDTHLDIAIALSENNDTLGYVYVFRGPDFQQSPDFILGYPTELALKYGDACPHKYFADWAMSNIGDVNGDGWDDLGVNYCYHGVIYFGGPEADTVFDAELQYMAVDYAGVGDINGDNYSDLATGGCELSRHGTVDIYPGGPGFNAVIDDYVSSKDLPPADLEYIGYRVSSAGDFNGDGFNDILFSCRNFTIRQPGDVFVVKGGPDIATDVSEHSPATLPGPDYRLSNFPNPFNGQTEISFELSERATVSLTVYNVLGERVAQLIEGKVLSAGEHVYSWDTDSGEHGRLPSGVYFSVLDIDGVTNSTKMLLLK from the coding sequence TTGTTATTGCTCGTTGCGAGCGCGAATTCCGCGGTAGACAGCTCTGATGTAATCTTTCATTTCAGGGGGACCGACCCAGCCTCGTACGCAGGCTTCTCCGTTTCGTCGATAGGGGATATCAACGGCGATGGATACGACGATATTGCCGCGGCAGTCGCTGTTCCTCCGAGCCTCTGTATCTTCTACGGCGGTGATACCCCCGACATACAGCCCGACATGGTGTTCGACGGCATGGCCCGGCCCAACCCGCCCATCGATATGGACGGCGACGGCATCGACGACGTTATTGTCTCGGGATTGTACACGGCCAACTACAATCAGCACGGCATTATCAGATTCTACAAAGGTTACGGCGATTCGCTCGGATCGGAGCCCTACGATTCTCTCCTGCCGGGTTACCTGAACTACGGTTTCGGCTGGCCGTTGGCCGCCGGTTACATCGACGATGACTCGTTGGGCGACATCGTGACCTGGCGTTGGGAGCTAGGCTCCACCGGCTACGTGTATTACTTCCGAGGCAAGCCGCACATGGACACCATCCCCGACTGGAGCTTTGTGGAGGCCGGCGGCGATCACGACATACGTTTTCTCGATCTGATAGACTTCGACGGCGACACACATCTGGATATTGCCATCGCCCTCTCAGAGAACAATGACACTCTGGGCTACGTATATGTGTTCCGGGGACCGGACTTCCAGCAGTCGCCGGACTTCATTCTCGGCTATCCCACCGAGCTGGCGCTGAAGTACGGAGATGCCTGCCCGCACAAGTACTTCGCGGATTGGGCGATGAGCAACATCGGCGACGTCAACGGCGACGGCTGGGACGACCTGGGCGTCAACTATTGTTATCACGGTGTCATCTACTTCGGCGGACCCGAGGCCGATACGGTCTTCGACGCCGAGCTGCAGTACATGGCGGTCGACTACGCCGGTGTCGGCGACATCAACGGCGACAACTACAGCGACCTGGCAACGGGGGGATGTGAGCTTTCGCGGCATGGAACGGTCGATATCTATCCGGGTGGTCCGGGGTTCAACGCCGTCATTGACGACTATGTCTCCTCGAAGGATCTGCCGCCGGCCGATCTGGAATACATCGGCTATCGTGTCTCCTCGGCCGGAGACTTCAACGGCGACGGGTTCAACGACATCCTGTTTTCGTGCCGAAACTTCACGATCCGCCAGCCGGGCGATGTGTTTGTCGTCAAGGGTGGACCCGATATCGCGACCGATGTTTCGGAGCATTCGCCGGCCACGCTTCCCGGTCCGGACTACCGACTCAGCAACTTTCCGAACCCGTTCAACGGTCAGACCGAGATCAGCTTTGAACTGTCAGAACGCGCCACGGTATCGTTGACTGTTTACAACGTCCTCGGCGAGCGCGTGGCGCAGTTGATAGAAGGCAAGGTGCTGAGCGCCGGAGAGCACGTCTACTCCTGGGACACCGACAGCGGCGAACACGGTCGGCTTCCCAGTGGAGTCTATTTCTCTGTTCTTGACATAGATGGTGTGACCAATTCCACTAAGATGTTGCTTCTGAAATAG
- a CDS encoding methyltransferase domain-containing protein: MITIKDSTLGIIEAVKPNSVLDIGCGCGTFTAKIAPHCGRITAIDISPALIERCRTEQPADNIIYEIMDGTSLSFPDNSFDVVFERAAFHHMKDWQTTLTEMIRVSSRYILVEEPIDDLRSDAKRLTHAAQALYLEVQAEADYSHSPYLAVKTLTDFFANHGLAHDSLVVKSDREYAMDGYFDQFERFAERTQRRDYWMDRLEKFLAEHTGEMLCENDRIVIVATKS, from the coding sequence ATGATCACGATCAAAGACAGCACTCTCGGAATTATCGAGGCTGTTAAACCGAACAGCGTCCTCGACATCGGCTGCGGCTGCGGAACTTTCACCGCCAAAATCGCCCCGCATTGCGGCCGGATAACCGCAATCGATATCTCCCCCGCGTTGATCGAACGCTGCCGCACGGAACAACCCGCCGACAACATCATCTACGAAATCATGGACGGCACCAGCCTGTCGTTCCCCGATAACTCGTTCGACGTTGTTTTCGAACGGGCGGCATTTCATCACATGAAAGACTGGCAAACGACGCTCACTGAGATGATCCGCGTGTCCTCACGATATATCCTTGTCGAGGAACCGATCGATGATCTTCGCAGCGACGCCAAGCGTCTCACTCATGCCGCACAGGCTCTTTACCTTGAAGTGCAGGCCGAGGCCGATTATTCGCATAGCCCTTATCTTGCCGTTAAAACTCTTACCGATTTCTTCGCTAACCATGGCCTTGCGCATGACTCCCTCGTCGTCAAATCCGACCGTGAATACGCCATGGACGGTTATTTCGACCAGTTCGAGCGTTTCGCCGAACGAACTCAGCGCCGCGATTATTGGATGGATCGCCTGGAAAAATTCCTCGCCGAGCACACCGGTGAAATGCTCTGTGAAAACGACCGAATCGTCATCGTTGCGACCAAATCATAG